From the Manihot esculenta cultivar AM560-2 chromosome 3, M.esculenta_v8, whole genome shotgun sequence genome, one window contains:
- the LOC122723342 gene encoding uncharacterized protein LOC122723342 produces MGMVVVISLPLIIFSLLLGFGCYFLGRAKGRQDIRTNAQVFGVPTPPPGTDTAAPLSSYPSSPPPPLTKPDNLNNV; encoded by the coding sequence ATGGGTATGGTGGTGGTCATCTCTTTGCCTTTGATAATCTTCTCGCTACTGCTTGGTTTTGGGTGCTACTTCTTGGGAAGAGCCAAAGGTAGACAAGATATTCGTACAAATGCTCAAGTATTTGGAGTACCAACTCCACCACCAGGCACAGATACTGCTGCGCCGCTTTCTTCCTACCCATCATCGCCGCCTCCACCTCTTACAAAGCCAGACAACTTGAACAATGTTTAA
- the LOC110610903 gene encoding proline-rich receptor-like protein kinase PERK14 isoform X1, with translation MATEQSEVTFGPIKYRYGQLAKATDHFSNNLLLGEGGFGQVYKGSLDGKTNIAVKKLKCLPEQSREGLTHEIMVVSSVRHRNLVRLLGYCIDGANGLLVFDFFPNKSLKSHLQGRKEILDWPKRMKIALGSAKGLEYLHEHCDTKIIHRDIKSDNILLDNNFEAKVADFGIALFFPDADVTHLTKSVVGTEVYVDPENPEKVSEKSDIYSFGVVLLELISGRAIRHQGINIVTWAENRIQPALNGQNMDLIDSKLQGKYEEKEMKRMISCAADCVYKPSKLRPQIKEVVRALEGYVRDDNPNLGGSRQNCTKPQEPIFIPKTDKGTEANNYHRTFEKPSSSGNSQVYKPRRFTYQKLSEATEGFSEQNFLTQGGFGATYKGFLDGKIVAVKKLFDLPNEQKVEELEKEIEVVSKVSHSNLVNPIGYCIEKQGRLLVIEFIASKSLKAHLHGNEKLAWSTRMKIATACAKGLEYLHESCKIMHGNISSNNIFLDNNLEPKIASFGLAKFYRPSFKTNIFVNTEDHTEVSEKSDIYDFGVVLLELITGRGGNVVKWAKDLIKPALINEKYKALLDSTTHSNYNTRDVVRMIYCAAACVYRPSDFRPQMKEIVGILEGRLSLKDIWNANDLQFIESI, from the exons ATGGCAACTGAGCAATCCGAAGTTACATTTGGGCCAATAAAATATAGATATGGACAACTAGCTAAGGCAACGGATCATTTCTCCAACAATTTACTCCTTGGGGAAGGTGGTTTTGGTCAAGTTTATAAGGGATCTCTAGATGGTAAAACCAATATTGCTGTTAAGAAACTTAAATGTCTTCCGGAACAGAGCAGAGAAGGGTTGACGCATGAAATTATGGTAGTCAGCAGTGTCCGTCACCGGAATCTTGTTAGGCTGCTTGGTTACTGTATCGATGGAGCTAATGGATTGCTTGTATTTGACTTTTTCCCCAATAAGTCTTTAAAATCTCATTTACAGG GAAGAAAGGAGATTTTGGATTGGCCAAAACGAATGAAAATTGCCTTAGGTTCTGCAAAAGGGTTGGAATATCTACATGAACACT GTGATACCAAAATCATACACCGAGATATTAAATCAGATAATATTCTTCTCGATAATAATTTTGAAGCAAAG GTTGCAGATTTTGGAATTGCTCTTTTTTTCCCAGATGCTGATGTTACACACCTCACAAAATCAGTTGTTGGAACTGAAGT CTATGTAGATCCAGAAAATCCTGAAAAGGTTTCTGAAAAGTCAGATATTTACTCTTTTGGAGTGGTATTACTAGAGCTAATAAGTGGGAGAGCTATTAGACATCAAGGCATTAATATTGTTACTTGG gCAGAGAATCGAATACAACCAGCTTTGAATGGACAAAATATGGATCTTATTGATTCCAAATTGCAAGGTAAATACGAGGAGAAAGAAATGAAACGGATGATTTCTTGTGCTGCAGACTGTGTTTATAAACCTTCAAAACTTCGTCCACAAATAAAGGAG GTAGTCCGAGCTCTTGAAGGATACGTACGGGATG ATAACCCTAACCTTGGTGGATCTCGTCAAAATTGCACAAAACCTCAGGAGCCAATATTTATTCCAAAAACTGATAAAGGCACAGAAGCTAATAATTATCATAGAACCTTTGAGAAACCTTCATCTAGTGGGAATTCTCAAGTTTATAAGCCAAGGCGTTTTACTTATCAAAAACTGAGCGAGGCAACTGAAGGTTTCTCTGAGCAAAATTTTCTCACTCAAGGTGGTTTTGGTGCCACTTATAAGGGATTTCTAGATGGTAAGATTGTTGCTGTTAAGAAACTTTTTGATCTTCCAAATGAACAAAAGGTAGAAGAATTAGAGAAGGAAATTGAGGTCGTTAGTAAAGTGAGCCATTCAAATCTTGTCAACCCAATTGGCTACTGCATTGAAAAACAAGGTAGACTGCTTGTTATAGAGTTTATTGCTAGCAAGTCATTGAAAGCTCATTTACATG GAAATGAGAAATTGGCATGGTCAACAAGAATGAAAATCGCTACAGCATGTGCGAAAGGCTTGGAATATCTCCATGAAAGTT gcAAAATCATGCACGGAAATATCtcatcaaataatatttttcttgatAATAATTTAGAGCCAAag atTGCAAGTTTTGGATTGGCAAAATTTTACCGACCATCTTTCAAAACCAACAT TTTTGTGAATACAGAAGATCATACAGAAGTTTCGGAAAAATCTGATATTTATGATTTTGGTGTTGTGCTTTTAGAGTTGATTACCGGAAGAGGCGGTAATGTTGTTAAATGG gCAAAGGATCTAATAAAACCAGCTTTGATTAATGAAAAGTATAAAGCTCTTCTTGATTCTACGACGCATAGTAATTATAACACAAGAGACGTGGTGCGAATGATTTACTGTGCTGCCGCTTGTGTATATAGACCTTCAGACTTTCGCCCGCAAATGAAGGAG ATAGTTGGAATTCTTGAAGGACGTCTTTCTCTGAAGGATATTTGGAATGCAAATGACTTACAATTTATTGAAAGCATATAG
- the LOC110610903 gene encoding proline-rich receptor-like protein kinase PERK1 isoform X2 has translation MNTVADFGIALFFPDADVTHLTKSVVGTEVYVDPENPEKVSEKSDIYSFGVVLLELISGRAIRHQGINIVTWAENRIQPALNGQNMDLIDSKLQGKYEEKEMKRMISCAADCVYKPSKLRPQIKEVVRALEGYVRDDNPNLGGSRQNCTKPQEPIFIPKTDKGTEANNYHRTFEKPSSSGNSQVYKPRRFTYQKLSEATEGFSEQNFLTQGGFGATYKGFLDGKIVAVKKLFDLPNEQKVEELEKEIEVVSKVSHSNLVNPIGYCIEKQGRLLVIEFIASKSLKAHLHGNEKLAWSTRMKIATACAKGLEYLHESCKIMHGNISSNNIFLDNNLEPKIASFGLAKFYRPSFKTNIFVNTEDHTEVSEKSDIYDFGVVLLELITGRGGNVVKWAKDLIKPALINEKYKALLDSTTHSNYNTRDVVRMIYCAAACVYRPSDFRPQMKEIVGILEGRLSLKDIWNANDLQFIESI, from the exons ATGAACACT GTTGCAGATTTTGGAATTGCTCTTTTTTTCCCAGATGCTGATGTTACACACCTCACAAAATCAGTTGTTGGAACTGAAGT CTATGTAGATCCAGAAAATCCTGAAAAGGTTTCTGAAAAGTCAGATATTTACTCTTTTGGAGTGGTATTACTAGAGCTAATAAGTGGGAGAGCTATTAGACATCAAGGCATTAATATTGTTACTTGG gCAGAGAATCGAATACAACCAGCTTTGAATGGACAAAATATGGATCTTATTGATTCCAAATTGCAAGGTAAATACGAGGAGAAAGAAATGAAACGGATGATTTCTTGTGCTGCAGACTGTGTTTATAAACCTTCAAAACTTCGTCCACAAATAAAGGAG GTAGTCCGAGCTCTTGAAGGATACGTACGGGATG ATAACCCTAACCTTGGTGGATCTCGTCAAAATTGCACAAAACCTCAGGAGCCAATATTTATTCCAAAAACTGATAAAGGCACAGAAGCTAATAATTATCATAGAACCTTTGAGAAACCTTCATCTAGTGGGAATTCTCAAGTTTATAAGCCAAGGCGTTTTACTTATCAAAAACTGAGCGAGGCAACTGAAGGTTTCTCTGAGCAAAATTTTCTCACTCAAGGTGGTTTTGGTGCCACTTATAAGGGATTTCTAGATGGTAAGATTGTTGCTGTTAAGAAACTTTTTGATCTTCCAAATGAACAAAAGGTAGAAGAATTAGAGAAGGAAATTGAGGTCGTTAGTAAAGTGAGCCATTCAAATCTTGTCAACCCAATTGGCTACTGCATTGAAAAACAAGGTAGACTGCTTGTTATAGAGTTTATTGCTAGCAAGTCATTGAAAGCTCATTTACATG GAAATGAGAAATTGGCATGGTCAACAAGAATGAAAATCGCTACAGCATGTGCGAAAGGCTTGGAATATCTCCATGAAAGTT gcAAAATCATGCACGGAAATATCtcatcaaataatatttttcttgatAATAATTTAGAGCCAAag atTGCAAGTTTTGGATTGGCAAAATTTTACCGACCATCTTTCAAAACCAACAT TTTTGTGAATACAGAAGATCATACAGAAGTTTCGGAAAAATCTGATATTTATGATTTTGGTGTTGTGCTTTTAGAGTTGATTACCGGAAGAGGCGGTAATGTTGTTAAATGG gCAAAGGATCTAATAAAACCAGCTTTGATTAATGAAAAGTATAAAGCTCTTCTTGATTCTACGACGCATAGTAATTATAACACAAGAGACGTGGTGCGAATGATTTACTGTGCTGCCGCTTGTGTATATAGACCTTCAGACTTTCGCCCGCAAATGAAGGAG ATAGTTGGAATTCTTGAAGGACGTCTTTCTCTGAAGGATATTTGGAATGCAAATGACTTACAATTTATTGAAAGCATATAG